In the Parasphingorhabdus halotolerans genome, ATCCGGCTATCGAATTTTCTACTGTGGCAGGCCGCTTATTCCGAACTTTACTTCACCGATACGTTGTGGCCGGACTTCGACAAGCGCGAATTACAAAAGGCGCTTCAGTCTTTTGGAGAACGGGATCGGCGTTTCGGTGGCCGTTGAGCGATGACCGATAATGTCGGCCCGGTCGGTGCGAAATCCAATGAATTGAGAACGCGCATTATTGTGGGAGTCGCACTTGTTGCGGTTACGGTTTCCACGCTCATTGTCGGCGATCATTCGGTTGGCCGGCACGCTTTGTGGCTTCTTGTGGTGCTTATGGCATTGGGCATTGTTAGCGAATGGGCGATGTTGGTTGGCAGTCCGGATAACCGGAAGCTTGCAATGTACGCGCTTTCGGTGCCGCTCGCGATCATGTCGTATGTCGCAGCGGGCCCCTCGTTTTTAGCGCTTGGCCTCATCATCGGCGCTGCGATGTTTGTCGCGGTTTTCGATCGATCTCTAAAATTGGCGGCGGGCATATTATATGCAGGGCTTCCGGCACTGTCGATTCTTTATCTGCGCGGTGTCGATAATGGATTATTGCTGGTTTTCTGGACGTTGTCGCTGGTCTGGGCCACAGATATTGGCGCCTATTTTTCTGGTCGTGCGTTTGGCGGGCCGAAGCTGGCGCCAAGCTTTAGTCCCAATAAAACCTGGGCGGGCCTGATTGGTGGTGTCATTGTTACCGCTATTTTCAGCTTTGCTCTTCACGTCTATTTCCAGCTGCCGTTTCGTCTGGTGATACTGAGTATGCCATTGGCAGTGCTTGCCCAGATGGGCGATCTGTTTGAAAGCCAGATGAAGCGCAGGGCAGGGGCTAAGGACAGCGGCACAATATTTCCTGGTCACGGCGGTGTGATGGATCGGCTGGATGGTTTGATTCCGGTTGCGCCAGTTGTTGCCTCGATCATGTTATTGAGCAGCCAATGAGCAGCGAAGCGAAGCGCTCCGTTTCGATATTTGGAGCCACGGGTTCGGTCGGCACGTCGACGCTGGATCTTATAAGGCTTGATCGAAACAACTATAAAATTCTAGCTCTAACTGCCAATGACAATGCAGAGGATCTCGCCAAGCTGTCGATAGAATTTGACGCTGAGCTAGCCGTTTTGGCAGACCCCTCCGGCCTTGCGCATTTGCAGCAATTGCTATCTGGTACATCGGTAAAGGCTGCGGCGGGACCGGATAATTTGCTGGCAGCTGCGCATCTGGATGCCGATTGGACTATGGCTGCCATTGTTGGCTGCGCGGGATTGCCGCC is a window encoding:
- a CDS encoding phosphatidate cytidylyltransferase; the encoded protein is MTDNVGPVGAKSNELRTRIIVGVALVAVTVSTLIVGDHSVGRHALWLLVVLMALGIVSEWAMLVGSPDNRKLAMYALSVPLAIMSYVAAGPSFLALGLIIGAAMFVAVFDRSLKLAAGILYAGLPALSILYLRGVDNGLLLVFWTLSLVWATDIGAYFSGRAFGGPKLAPSFSPNKTWAGLIGGVIVTAIFSFALHVYFQLPFRLVILSMPLAVLAQMGDLFESQMKRRAGAKDSGTIFPGHGGVMDRLDGLIPVAPVVASIMLLSSQ